TTGCCGATGCTCCAGTAGCGCACCTTATGAGGCTGTGGGAAACCATTCTGAATCCGCCATTTTGCATACTGCCCCTCGTTTTCCAGGTTGCAGTATTCCACCCAGTCGCTCATTTCCTCGGCGGTACCGGTTCCGGCGTTTGTGCAGATATACGGCTCGCAGCCGATTTTTCGGCAGAGGCGGATATACTCATCCGTTCCGAAGGAATTCGGGTCCTCCACGCGCCACGCCTTATCGAACAGGGGAACCCGGTTTTTGCCGACGGCATCCTTCCAGTGATAGGAGGAAACGAAGCAGCCGCCCGGCCAGCGCAGAACGGGCACCTTTATTTTTTTCATGGCTTCGATGACGTCGCTGCGGAAGCCGTCTTCATCGGAGAGCGGATTGCCGGGGTCGTACACGCCGCCGTAAATCTGACGGTGAAAATGCTCGATAAAATGTCCGTATATCATAGGATTGCGCTTGCCGGTCACCCGCTGCCGGGTGCCGTATAATTTCATAATGCTGTCACTCATAATCAGGTCTCCTTTTCAACAGGGCATGATTGCTTATCCTTTTACGCCGCCCGCGGTCATACCTTCGATAAAGTAACGCTGGAAGCAGATAAACAGAATCAGAATCGGTATGATGGCGAAGCAGGAGCCGGCAATCAGAATGTCGTAATTGTTTCCATACGGGGAGAGCAGGCTCTGCAGACCGACCGGAAGCGTAATCTTGTTGATATCATTGATTACGATCATCGGCCAGAGGAAATTGTTCCAGCTCTGCATACCCTGGTAGATGCCCATTGCCGCGAAAGAAGGCTTCATAAGCGGAACCATGATTTTGAAAAAGATTCCGTATTCCGTACAGCCGTCCACGCGCGCCGCATCGAGGAAATCCCGCGGAATGCCGGACAAATATTGCCGGAAGAAGAACACCAGCATCGGCACAACAATATAGGGAAGAATGATGCCCCACATGCTGTTCATCAGCCCCATTTTCTGTACAAGACGGTACAGCGGAAGCAGGATGACCTCGTTTGGAACCATCATGACAAGCAGTACGCACAAAAAGAGCGTGTTCTTAAACTTAAAATCGTACATGGCAAAGCCGTAGCCCACGCATGCGCTGAGGAACAGGGCGAGCGCCACCTGCACCACCGTGATGACAAGGCTGTTGCGGTACCAGATAAAGTAATTGTTTTCTCCGCTGAACAGCAGTTTGTATTCATCCAGATTCGCGTTTGCCCAGTCGATGGAAAAGTTCAGTCCGTAACGCATCAGGTCTGAGCCGGGACGCAGGGAGGATACCGCCAGCAGCAGGAGCGGAAGAAGCGTAATGATGGCAATCACGGTAAACAGTATAAACAGCAGGATGGAGCTGATTTGTGATTTTTTCTTCATGGACATAGTCTTACTCTCCTTTCTTTCCGAACGTACCGTTGAGACGGAGCTGGAACAGATTGACGACAAGTACAATCGCCAGGAAAATTACGCCGATGGCGCTTGCAATACCAAGCTGGTTCTGCTCGAAGCCCATGCGGTAAAGCATACCGACAAGCGTGGTTCCCACATTGTTCGGGGATTTGTTTCCGTTGAAGAGCATGTAGCTTTCGGAGAACATCGCCATGCCGCCGAAAATGGAAATCGTAAGTACGTAAATCGTGGTCGGCTTCAGAAGCGGGATAGTAATATAACGCATCTGCTGCATTGCGGAGGCTCCGTCAATGGAGGCAGATTCGTAAAGATCCTGGGGAATCTGCTGAAGTCCGGACAGATAATACATCATGTTTACACCGGTCCATCTCCACAGACAGAGGAAGAACAGTGCCAGCCATACGGTCACGGGCTGACGCAGCCACACCAGCGGACCAACGCCGAAAATAGACATTACCTGGTTCATAAAGGAGCCTTCCAGCTCGCCGAACATCAGACGGAACACAACGCCCGCCACAACGACTGAGGTCAGTGCCGGAATAAACAGAATGCTCCGGAAGGTGCTCTTGCAGCGCATATGCTTGCTGTTCAGAAGAATGGCAAGCACCATCGGGATGGGAATCATCAGCGCGCAGGAGACAATGGTGTAGAAGATACTGTTTTTCAGGCTCTTAATAAAGACGGCGTTTGTTACGATCGAGTAATTCTTTAATCCTGCAAAGGTGGAATTGGCGCCGGCAACGTTCTGGAAGCTCATGATTATCATGTTCACGATGGAATAGGCAAAAAATACCAGAAACGTAATGATGAACGGTGCGACAAATACATAGGGCGCTACCTTCTGCGAATACAGGAATCTTTTAAACAGGCTTTTCTTTTCGCTTTTCATTATATATCCCTCCCGTTTCTAAAAAGGGTGCCGCAGGCTCTGCCTACGACACCCTGTCCTGTTCTATGCGTTTTCTCAGGAAATCCGCAAGGTTTGTTTTAGTAGATAATGGTATCCTGTTCGCTCTGGAGCAGTTCTGCTGCATCCTGGTCTGTTGAGAACTCGAACGCGTTGGAGTAGGTTGTGGATACCAGTGTGCTGTATGTAGCGGAGTAGGAACCGGAGATATCCGGAGCCGTAATATCCGTACCGTTTGCTTTCAGAATATCAAACGGATTTGTGAGGAAGAAGGACAGGAACTTGTTGTCCGTATTTTCCGTGATAGCCGGGTCATCCCACAGCTCTGTGCGGATCGGGTCAAATCCAAGCTCTTCCCACTCATAAGTACAGCCTTCTGCGGAGAGCTTTGCAAATGCGATGAAGTCTTTTGCAAGCTGCTCGTTTTCTGTGCCTTTGATAACGGAGGTTCCGGTACCGCCCTGAAGAACTTCACGTGTATCGCCTTCGTTCCATACCGGAATCGAGTAGATAGCCATCTTCTGGTTCAGATCTGAGCAGTAATCTGTGAAACGTCCCATGTACCACAGCGGCATGGTGATGGAAGCAACGTTGCCGCCGTTCAGGAAGCCGTACCATTCTTCTGTGTGGAAGCCGCCGCCCGGTGCGATAATGCAGATGCCTTCGTCAAGCATGCTTCTGATATAATTGATAACCTCTGCGTGCTCTTCTGTTGCGATCTGCGGGTTTCCTTCTGCATCTACGTACTGTACGCCTTTTTCAAGCAGCATACACTGCGGAAGGAAGAGGTCTGAGGTCTCTACTGCGCACATCGGCTTGCCGGTCTTTTCCAGAACTGTTCTGCCTGCTTCTACATAGTCGTCCCAGGTTACGATGTCTGCCGGGTCGATGCCTGCTTCATTCATGATGTCCATGTTGTAGTAGGTAACGGTTGCGCCAAGGTGGAAGTCTACACCGTAGTAGTTGCCTTCGCTGTCGCCGTACATGGTGACACGGGACATAACAACATCATCTTTATAGGGTTCTACCGCATCGTTGATCGGAACCAGATAGCCATCCTTCAGAAAGGAACCGTAATAACCGATTTCGATATCCGCCATATCCGGTGCGCCCTCACCTGCCTGGCAGGCAATCAGCAGCTTGCTGTGCAGGGAATGGGATTCTCCGGTGGTAACGGTAAGGTTAATCGGTCTGTCCGGATTCTGCTCATTCCATACATCTGCCATTGAGGTCCAGAATGCTACGTGAAGCTCCTGGAAGGTCCAGAATTCCATGTCTGTTCCGCCGTCCACAAAGGTGTTGGTTCCCTGTGTGGAAGCGTCTTCCGCCAGCGCAGTGCCGCCGAAAGCCATTGTGAGTGCTGTTGCCGCAGCAAGTGCGCCTGTAACTAATTTTTTGTTCATGAATGTTCTCCTTTCTTGTTGCGAGATTATATTTGTTGTGTTTAGATTAACGTTATTCTTACAATTTGTCAAGATAAAAATTGACTATTTTAGTCATTTTAACATATTCAACAAAAACGATATGGCATTTTTGTATAAAATGATATGAAAAAATAGTGCAGAAAATTATCTGTTCAATATTCGCGGGGGATATGTTATGATAGTGGATATAAAAGTTCCGGCGTCCGGAATATGTGAAAGAAAAGGGGTTTTTATGCAGCGCACAAATCATCGTGTTACACTAAAAGACATTGCAGATGCCTGCGGGGTTTCCGTCAATACGGTGTCCCGCGTACTCCGCGGCGATATGCGCCTTTCGGAAGAGACCAGCCGGAAGGTGAGGGATACGGCAAACGAGCTTGGCTACATCCGGAACAATCTTGCGTCCTCCCTCAGAAAAAGAAGAAGCAATATGATTGCTATTATCATTGACGATATTAAAAACCAGTATTATACAGAAATCATTGCACAGATGAATGAACTGCTGAAAGCGCAGGGCTATAATGTCATTATCTTGTGCACGGATAAGGAAGGAACCTCGGATATGGAGATTCTGGAAACGGCGCTTTCGCATTACGTGGACGGAATCCTCTTCTTCCCCAAAACGTATGACCAGCCGATGGTGCTGCGCAGCCACCAGGCGAATACACCGGTTATTCTGGTGGGGCGCGACCTGCCGGATATGCCGGCGGACAGCGTGCGCTGTGATGACTTTGCGGGCGGCTATCTTGCCGGAAAAATTCTGACGGATTATGGTCACCGCAGGCTGCTTTATCTGGCGGGACCGCTTGATAACGGCGCCCAGCCTCTGCGTCAAGAGGGAATCCTGGCGGCACTGCGTGACGCCCGCATTCCGGAGGAGAATATCCGGATTATTTCTTCGGTGGAATTCCTGAAAGCAGTGGATGAGAACCGTGTGCATGAGCTGATACTTCCAGTGGATTATACGGCGATACTCTCTTTTAACGACCAGATGGCGTATTATGCCATGAACTGCCTGAAGAGCAGAAAAATTCATATCCCGGAGGATGTGTCGGTTATCGGATTCGATAATCTGACTGCCAGCATTCCCTATCTGATGCAGCTTTCCAGTATCTCCTGCCAGCCGGAGAAGAGCCTGGGCATCTCCGCCACCCGTCTGCTGCTCACCCGCCTGCAGGATCCGGCAATTCCGGTCAGAAAAGAAATTCTGCCGGTGGAGCTGTTTGACGGCGGAACTGTCGGACCTGCGCCGGCAGAATCAAAGACCCCGCTGTAAGCCAGGCAACTGGCTCTTTGCTTGCGGGAATAAACGCGCAGTTATCCGCTGTGCGGACCGGGAAATATTTTATCAGAAAAGCCGCGGACTGCCTTCTGCCGAAGGAAAATGTCTGCGGCTTAAAAAATTTTTGCAAGGTTTTTTATTTCCCGGTGTATAAGTAAGTGAAAGCACTGTTGAAGGTTGTTGCGAACGGAGTGAACAGCAGTAAACAGCAACTAAGCTGCAGCAGAAGGGAGGAGACGGATGGACGAAGATATTATGGAGCTGCTTGTCAACAGAGACCAGCAGGGAATCGTGCTGATTGAACAGCGCTATGAAAAGCTCATCCGCTATATTGCTGTGACGATTCTGCGCGGCAGGGACACAGTGGTGGAGGAGTGCATCAATGATGTCTATCTGAAGCTCTGGAATCATGCTGCGGAGTTTGACTGCCGGAAGGCGTCTTTTAAGACATATCTGAAGGCGGTTACGCGGAACACGGCGCTGAATCACTTACGGAAGCTGCGCAGGCTGGAGGAACTGGAGGGTCTGGATGAAGAGGATACCCTGCAGTCGGAGTACATAGATTACAGCCAGGGACCGGAGCAGAAGATGATTTTCCGCGAGGAAGTGGAAGCGCTGCGCCGTGTTCTTGCCGGACTGAAGCAAAAGGACAGAGAAATTGTGCTGCGCCGCTTTTATTACCTGCAGAGCACCAGACAGATTGCTATGGGAATGGGGATGTCGGAAAATGCGGTGGACAGCAAATTGTCCCGGCTGAAGAAAAAAATCCGGAAGCATTATGAGAAGGAGGTGGCAGAATGAGTTTGTGGAGCCAGGCGCGTCTGATTGATATATTTAGCCAGATGGATATGGAACTGGCGGCAGACGAAATCCCGGAGGGAGATATTCAGAAAGAAGAGCTTCTTCCGTATACAAAACCAAAACGGAACAAAAAAAGAATCGCCATTGTGTCCGGAATTGCGGTCACCTCGGCGGCGCTGACAGCGGCAGTGGCACTGCTTGTATGCAAAAAACATGCACGTATGGGGTCCATGTAATCAGAATGCTGTGCAGGTGCAGACCTGTACAGACAGAAAATGTTGACGAATCAGAGCGGGCGGCATAAAAGAACGCGCGCGGATAAAGGAGAGAACAATGTTAGAAAAATTAATATCAATCGTGGCGGAGCAGTTAAATGTAGAAGAGGAGCTGGTGAATCCGGAAACGGATTTCCGGAAGGACCTCGGAGCGGATTCCCTGGATTTATTTGAGCTGGTTTCCGCACTGGAAGAAGAGTACGAAGTGGAAATACCGTCGGAAGAACTGGAAAAGCTGAACACAGTACAGGCTGTGGCAGATTACCTGGAGGAAAAGGGGAGCTGGAAATAATGAGAGGAACGGCAATTACAGAATTGCTTTGTATACAGTATCCAATTCTCCAGGGCGGCATGGCATGGGTAGCGGAAAGCACCCTTGCGGCCGCCGTTTCTAATGCCGGAGGTCTGGGAATTATCGCGGCGGCAAACGCGCCCTGCGAATACGTGAGGGAGCAGATAAGAAAGGTAAGGGAGCTGACGGACAGACCGTTCGGTGTGAACATTATGCTGCTCAGTCCCTATGCGGAGGAGATTGCGCATCTTGTGGCAGAGGAGCATGTTTCGGCAGTGACGACTGGAGCGGGCAATCCGGGAACCTATATGGCGATATGGAAGGAAGCGGGAATCCGTGTGATACCGGTGGTCGCGTCGGTGGCGATGGCGAAGATGATGCAGCGCAGCGGCGCGGACGCCGTGATTGCGGAGGGCTGCGAATCCGGCGGACATATTGGAGAGACTACCACGATGGCGCTGGTGCCGCAGGTTGTTGACGCAGTACAGATACCGGTGATTGCGGCGGGCGGAATCGGCGACGGACGCGGCTTTGCGGCGGCGATGATGCTCGGAGCACAGGGCGTCCAGATGGGAACACGCTTTCTGGCGGCAAAGGAGTGCATCATTCACCCGAATTATAAGGAACGCGTCCTGCGTGCGAAGGACATTGATACGGCGGTGACGGGACGCACGGGAGGTCATCCGGTGCGCGCGCTCCGCAATAAAATGACGCGGGAATATCTGCGGATGGAGAAGGAAGGCTGCGGCTTTGAGGAGCTGGAAGCGCTGACTATCGGCGGACTGCGCAGAGCGGTGCAGGATGGCGACACCGATAACGGCTCCATGATGGCGGGACAGATTGCCGGACTTGTGAAAAAGGAGCAGACCTGCCGGGAGATAATAGAGGAAATTATGGGACAGGCAAAGGAGCTGCTGCATGAGTAAAACGGCATTTTTATTTCCGGGTCAGGGTGCGCAGTATGTGGGAATGGCACGGGAATTTTATGAGGAATACGAAGAGAGCCGCCGCATGTTTGCGCTGGCGTCGCAGGCGGCGGGCTTTTCCATAGAGGATATCTGCTTTACAGAAAATGAAAAAATCAATGAAACACAATATACACAGCCCTCTCTTCTGACGGCGTGCTGCGCGATACTGAGCGCGGTGAAGAAGGAGGGAATCCGCGCGGATGCCGCCGCCGGACTGAGCCTTGGAGAATATTGCGCGCTGACAGCGGCAGGCAGTTTTTCTTTTTCGGACGCCGTGCATACTGTATGCAGACGCGGCGTCTATATGCAGACGGCGGTACCGGAGGGGGAGGGCTGCATGTGTGCGGTACTCTCCAGAAAACCGCTGCCGGTAGAAGAAATCTGCGCGGAGATAAATGGCGTGGTCAGTCTGGCGAACGATAACTGTCCGGGACAGCAGGTTATTACCGGGGAAAAGGAGGCTGTCCGGGAGGCGTCTGAAAGATTGCTGGCGGCGGGAGCCGCGCGCGTCGTGCCGCTGAAGGTCAGCGGACCGTTCCATTCGCCCATGCTTGCCGGGGCGGGGCAGAAGCTGGCGGATGTCCTGGAGAACGTGGATATCCGGGAGCCGGAGCTTTTGTTTGTCTCCAACGTGACGGCTGAGGCGGTATCCGGTGTGCAGATGCTGCGCCGTCTGCTGGCGCAGCAGGTATATTCTCCCGTGCGCTGGCAGCAGAGTATGCGCTATCTGATTGGAGCCGGGGTGGACACCTTTATTGAAATCGGACCGGGAAAAACTCTCAGCAATTTTATGAAGAAAATTGACGGTTCTGTGAAAATGTATCATATTGAAACGCCCGCAGAGCTGCGTGCCGTGCAGGCGGAGCTGGGATAGAAACCGGCAGAAGGCTGTGCAGAATGCAGGCGGAGCTGGGATAGAAACCGGCGGAAGGCTGTGCAGAATGCAGCCGGAATGAGAGATGGGAGAAGGCTGTGCATGGCGCAGCCGGGATAGAAAGCAGGAGGAATCTATATGCTGGAAGGAAAAATTGCACTGGTGACAGGCGCCGGGCGCGGAATCGGCAGGGAGACGGCTCTGACGCTTGCCAGGTACGGCGCGGATGTTGCGGTAAATTACAGCGGTTCGCGCGAGGGTGCGCAGAATACAGCGGCGGAAATACAGGCAATGGGCAGGCGCGCGCTGGTGGTCCATGCCGATGTCACAAAAGAAGCGGACTGCACCGCCATGTTCCATGAGGTGGAGGACGCGCTTGGAAAAATTGATATTCTGGTAAATAACGCCGGGATTACCAGGGATTCTCTGGCGGTGCGCATGAGCGAGGAGGCATTCGACGCGGTGCTGGACACGAATCTGAAGGGAACTTTTTTCTGCATGAAGCTGGCGGCGGCTTCTATGATTAAGAAGCGCAGCGGCAGAATTATCAGTGTCTCCTCTATCTCCGGCGTGCGCGGAAATGCCGGGCAGATGAATTACTGCGCGGCGAAAGCGGGCGTTATCGGCATGACGAAATGTCTGGCGAGAGAGCTTGCGGCAAGAGGCGTGACGGTGAATGCGGTAGCGCCGGGATATATTGATACGGATATGACGGCGGCTCTTCCGGAACGTGCGAAGCAGGAGATTCTTTCGCAGATTCCTCTGAAACGGATGGGAAGCGCGCGGGACGTTGCGGAAGCGATTGCATTTCTGGCGTCGGACGGCGCCGGCTATATTACGGGGCAGACGCTCCTGGTGGACGGAGGAATGGGAATCTGATGAGGAGAGTAGTTGTGACCGGCATGGGGATTATTTCTCCGCTGGGAAATTCGGTAGACAGCTTCTGGAGCAGTCTGAAGGAGCAGAAGGTGGGAATCGGCACTCTGACGCGGTTTGACACCACGGATTACCGTGTGAAGGTTGCCGCGGAGATTACGGATTTTCACCCGGAAAATTATATGGACGCGAAGCTGGCAAAGAAGATGGAGCTTTTCAGCCAGTATGCGATCGCGGCGGCGGATGAGGCGATAAAGGATGCGCATCTTGCGCCGGAGAGCGAGGATTGCACGCGCATCGGCGTCTCGGTGGGATGCGGCATCGGAAGCCTGCAGATTATGGAGAAAGCGTATGAAAAGCTGCAGAAGCGGGGATCGAAGGCGATTCCGCCGCTGATGGTTCCGCGTAAGATTACCAATATGGCAGCAGGCAATGTGGCGATTCAGTATGGGCTGAAGGGAAAATGCGTGAATGTCGTGACGGCGTGTGCGACCGGAACGCATTCTATCGGGGAAGCCGCCCGCGCGATTCAGTGCGGGGATGCGGATGTGATGGTCGCAGGCGGAACGGAGGCGGCGATCACGCCGCTGGGAATCGGCGGCTTTGCGGCGCTGACAGCGCTTTCTGTCTGCGAAGACCCGCTCAGGGCGTCCCTGCCGTTTGATAAAGACCGCAGCGGCTTCGTGATGGGAGAGGGCGCCGGCGTGGTGGTGCTCGAATCCCTTGAGCATGCTCAGAAGCGCGGCGCGAAGATTTACGCAGAAATCGGCGGATATGGCGCTACCTGTGATGCGTTTCATATGACCTCGCCGGAGGAGAACGGGGAGGGCGCGGCGCGCGCGATGATGCTGGCGATGCAGGAAGCCGGGCTGACGACGAAAGAGGTGCAGTATATTAATGCGCACGGAACCGGAACGCATCATAATGATTTGTTTGAAACGCGGGCGATTAAAAAAGCCTTCGGAGAGGATGCTTATGCGCTGAATGTCAATTCGACAAAGTCCATGACGGGACATATGCTGGGCGCTGCCGGAGCGGCAGAGTTTATTGTCTGCGTGAAGAGTGTAATGGAGAATTATATCCATGCCACGGCTGGTTTTCAGGAAGCGGAGGCAGAAATGGATTTGAATTATACGAAGGAGCCGGTGGAGCGCGAGGTGACGGCGGCCATCAGTAATTCGCTCGGCTTCGGCGGCCACAACGGCAGCCTGCTGGTGAAGAAGTATACAGACTGATGCCAGATGGGACGGCAGGCTGGCACAGCAAAGAGGCAGCCTGCCGGAGAGGTGTGAGGACTGATATGGCATGGAGGCAGCCTGCCGGAGAGAAATTTGCGGGGTGAAATAACATGGAATTCAGTTTAAATGAGATATTTTGCGTAATTGATAAGGTGCAGCAGGCGGGCGTTGCTTCCCTATCCTATCAAGATGCGGACACAAAGCTGCACATAAAAATGCAGGGCGGTGCGGAAGTGGATGGAGACCGGGAGAGCGGCAGACAGGGCGGCGCCGGAGCCAATACATGCAGCGCCAGCGCAGGAATGGAAGCCGGCGGAAGCCGGGAAAGCGGCGGATATGGCGGCACCGGAGCTGATACATGCGGCGCAGGAGTGGAAGCCGGTGAAAACAGGGCGCACGCCGGAAGCACGGCGACCGGCGGAACGCATGAGGAGGCTTCGCAGGAAGGGAAAAAGACCGGAGAAGCCAGATATATAGAATCACCGATGGTGGGCACTTTTTATACAGCTCCGTCCGAGAAGGAAGCGCCGTTTGTTTCTGTGGGCGATACGGTAAAGAAGGGGCAGGTTGTGGCGATCATAGAGGCGATGAAGCTGATGAATGAAGTGGAAGCGGAGTGCAGCGGCGTCGTGGAGGAAATCCTTGCAGAAAATGAGCAGCTCGTAGAATACGGACAGCCTCTTTTCCGGCTGCGGTAGCCGGGCGGGTGCATACATGCTTTTTCCGGCTGTAGTGCGGGGCGGATGTACATACGCTTCAAGATGAAGATAGATGGGCAGGCTTATTCTGCTTAAGTACGGGCGGGTGCACATATGCTTTCGCGGCGGTGTGCCGGAAAACGGGAACAGGAGAACAATATGTTAAATGTAACACAGATTATGGAAATTTTGCCGCATCGGGCGCCATTTCTGCTGGTGGACCGCATCGACGAGCTGGAGCCGGGAAAACGGGCGGTCGGATGTAAAGCGGTAACTTATAATGAACCTTTTTTTGCCGGGCATTTTCCGCAGGAGCCGGTGATGCCGGGCGTACTGATTTGTGAGGCGCTGGCGCAGGTTGGGGCAGTGGCACTGCTGTCCTGTGAAGAATACCGCGGAAAGCTGGCGCTTTTTGGCGGAATCCAGAAGGCGAGGTTCCGTCAGAAGGTGGTTCCGGGAGACGTGCTTTGTCTGGAGACGGAGCTGATTAAATTAAAGGGAACGATTGGAGTTGCGAAAGCAACAGCGTATGTGCAGGGCAAAGTGTGCACAGAGGCGGAACTGACCTTCGTAATCCAGTAGAGGAGCGGCACAGGCGCTTCCGGGAATTTGATAGAGGAAGAAAATATGTATCAGAAGATTTTAGTTGCAAACAGAGGGGAGATTGCCGTGCGCATCCTCCGGGCGTGCCGGGAAATGGGAATCCGGACCGTTGCCGTATGCTCGACGGCGGACAAAATGGCGCTGCATGCGCAGCTTGCGGACGAATGCATCTGCATTGGCGGGGCAAAGCCATCGGAGAGCTATCTGAAGATGGAAAGTATTTTAAGCGCTGCAATCGCCTCCGGGGCGCAGGCAATTCATCCGGGCTTTGGATTTTTGTCGGAGAATGCCCGGTTTGCCAGTCTGTGCGAGCGCTGCGGAATTGACTTTATCGGTCCGTCCGCGCAGTGTATTGCAGATATGGGCGATAAAGCGGAGGCGCGCCGGAAAATGCAGCAGGCTGGGATTCCGGTGATTCCGGGAACGGAAAACGCGATGACAGATGCAGATGCCGCCCGGCGTTTTGCGGATGAAATCGGTTATCCCGTTATCATTAAGGCGTCTGCCGGAGGCGGAGGAAAAGGAATGCGCGTGGTAGAGCAGCCGGAGCAGTTTGAGGAAGCCTTCCGGCTGGCGCAGCGGGAGACGCAGCTTGCATTTGGCGACGACCATATGTATGTGGAAAAATACCTCCATCCGGTACGTCACATAGAGTTTCAGATACTTGCGGACAGGCAGGGAAATACGATTCATCTTGGAGAACGCGACTGCTCTATACAGCGCAGACATCAGAAGCTTGTGGAGGAAGCTCCGGCGGTATTTCTGTCTGAAGAGCTGCGCGAAGAAATGGGAAAAGCTGCAGTTGACGCCGCAAAGGCAGCAGGGTATTACAGTGCCGGAACCGTTGAATTTCTGGTGGATTCCCGGAATCATTTTTATTTCATGGAAATGAATACCAGAATCCAGGTGGAGCATCCGGTCACGGAGATGGTGACGGGTGTGGACCTGATAAAGGAAATGATACGTATTTCGGCGGGAGAAAAGCTCTCTTATTGCCAGAGTGACATCTGCGTGCGCGGACATGCGATTGAGTGCCGGATTACGGCGGAAGATGCCGGGCGCGGATTTCTTCCCAGCACGGGAACCGTCACCGAGTTGCATATTCCGGGTGGAAATGGAGTCCGTGTGGATACGATGCTGTATAACGGCTGTGAGATTCTTCCATATTATGATTCCATGCTTGCCAAGGTAATTGTATGTGGCAGAAACAGGGAGGAAGCTATCAGCAAAATGAGAAGTGCGCTGGGTGAGCTTATTATAGAGGGTGTCACAACAAACCGGGATTTCCAGTATGAGCTGACGGGCAGCGATGAATTTGCAGCCGGAGATATAGATGCGATAAATGAACGCTTGCAGACGGAGGATATGCGGCGCCGGTGAATGGGAAAAGATGTGAGCAGGAAAAACGGCGGACTGGCGGACAGGAATTTGAGGAAGGGACAGGAATGCGATGCTGAAAGAACATTTTAAGAGACAGGCGGAGGAACCGGCGGAACTGACGAAAAAAAAGAACCGGCCGGCGGGCAGAGGACAGGTACCGGACGGCATGTTCCGGAAATGCGACGGCTGCCGGAAGGTCGTCTGCGAGGAGGATGTGCAGAAGAATCTGTATTGCTGTCCGGAATGTGGAAAACATTTCCGGATTGAACCGCGCGTGAGGATAACTCTGACGGTGGATGCGGACAGCTTCCGGGAGTGGGATGCCGGGCTTGTCGGAAAAAATCCGCTTGGGTTTGACGGCTATGAGGAGAAGCTGCAGCAGGTCAGAGAGAGCACAGGACTTTCCGAGGCGGTTCTGACCGGGGAAGCGCTGATTGGCGGCATCCGCACAGCAATCGGCGCAATGTCGGCAGATTTTCTGATGGGAAGCATGGGAGAGGCGGTCGGAGAAAAAATCACCCGCATGGTTGAGCGGGCGACCAGGGAGCGGCTGCCGGTTATTCTGTTCTGCTGTTCCGGCGGTGCGCGTATGCAGGAAGGAATTTTCTCTCTGATGCAGATGGCAAAGACCGCGCAGGCGCTGAAAAAGCATGATGAAGCCGGGCTTTTATATGTTCCGGTGCTGACGGATCCGACGACCGGCGGTGT
This is a stretch of genomic DNA from Marvinbryantia formatexigens DSM 14469. It encodes these proteins:
- the accD gene encoding acetyl-CoA carboxylase, carboxyltransferase subunit beta, which translates into the protein MLKEHFKRQAEEPAELTKKKNRPAGRGQVPDGMFRKCDGCRKVVCEEDVQKNLYCCPECGKHFRIEPRVRITLTVDADSFREWDAGLVGKNPLGFDGYEEKLQQVRESTGLSEAVLTGEALIGGIRTAIGAMSADFLMGSMGEAVGEKITRMVERATRERLPVILFCCSGGARMQEGIFSLMQMAKTAQALKKHDEAGLLYVPVLTDPTTGGVTASFAMLGDVILAEQEALIGFAGPRVIRQTIGQKLPAGFQSAEFLQKHGFADRVVKRRQLRKTLTILLQSAGGKEYDGKTI
- the accC gene encoding acetyl-CoA carboxylase biotin carboxylase subunit, with the translated sequence MYQKILVANRGEIAVRILRACREMGIRTVAVCSTADKMALHAQLADECICIGGAKPSESYLKMESILSAAIASGAQAIHPGFGFLSENARFASLCERCGIDFIGPSAQCIADMGDKAEARRKMQQAGIPVIPGTENAMTDADAARRFADEIGYPVIIKASAGGGGKGMRVVEQPEQFEEAFRLAQRETQLAFGDDHMYVEKYLHPVRHIEFQILADRQGNTIHLGERDCSIQRRHQKLVEEAPAVFLSEELREEMGKAAVDAAKAAGYYSAGTVEFLVDSRNHFYFMEMNTRIQVEHPVTEMVTGVDLIKEMIRISAGEKLSYCQSDICVRGHAIECRITAEDAGRGFLPSTGTVTELHIPGGNGVRVDTMLYNGCEILPYYDSMLAKVIVCGRNREEAISKMRSALGELIIEGVTTNRDFQYELTGSDEFAAGDIDAINERLQTEDMRRR